The following proteins are co-located in the Spirosoma montaniterrae genome:
- a CDS encoding ABC transporter ATP-binding protein — MNEETKSGRIFDWAILRRLYSFVKPYQGRFYALVGIIMLAACIAPIQPLLIRYTIDNVIATGDGSRLTVMLIIMIGVLVVQAIVQFSNTYLSGWLGQYVIRDIRVQLYRKILQLRLKFFDNTPIGRLVTRSISDVETLADVFSEGMAAIAGDILQLVLVIAVMFYTDWRLALISLSTIPLMLFSTYVFKEKIKKSFNEVRTAVANLNSFVQEHITGMNIVQIFGSEKIEAEKFRAINDEHRKANIRSILYYSVYYPVADIISAVAVGMVVWYGARQIIQADVSFGTVTAFVMFINLFFRPIRMLADRFNTLQMGIVSTDRIIKLLDSDEFTVNNGTHKPATLRGEVDFENVWFAYNNEDWVLRDISFRVNAGETVAFVGATGAGKSSIINLLSRFYDINKGEIRVDGIPADQYELGHLRRNIGVVLQDVFLFSDTIENNITLGDKRISREKMIEAAKLVGVHDFIERLPGGYDYNVMERGATLSVGQRQLISFVRAMVQDPKIIVLDEATSSVDTETEEMIQDAIGKLMKGRTAIVIAHRLSTIQKANNIIVVDKGRIVEQGNHEELLQHEGFYANLYRMQYKEVV, encoded by the coding sequence GTGAACGAAGAAACCAAATCCGGTCGCATTTTCGACTGGGCCATTCTCCGCCGACTGTATAGTTTCGTTAAACCCTATCAGGGTCGTTTCTACGCGCTCGTCGGTATCATCATGCTGGCGGCCTGTATAGCTCCCATCCAGCCACTACTCATTCGCTATACCATTGATAATGTGATTGCTACGGGCGATGGCAGCCGCCTGACAGTCATGCTCATTATCATGATTGGCGTGCTGGTGGTACAGGCTATCGTGCAGTTTTCCAACACCTACCTGTCGGGCTGGCTGGGACAGTACGTTATCCGCGACATTCGGGTGCAGTTGTACCGCAAGATTCTTCAACTACGACTCAAATTCTTCGACAACACGCCCATTGGCCGATTGGTTACGCGCTCGATTTCGGACGTGGAAACGCTGGCCGACGTATTCAGCGAAGGCATGGCGGCTATTGCGGGCGATATTTTGCAGTTGGTGCTGGTCATTGCCGTGATGTTTTATACCGACTGGCGGCTGGCCCTGATTAGTCTCTCCACCATCCCGCTGATGCTGTTCAGCACGTATGTGTTCAAGGAGAAAATCAAGAAATCGTTCAATGAAGTCCGAACGGCGGTGGCAAACCTGAACTCGTTTGTGCAGGAACACATCACGGGCATGAACATCGTGCAGATTTTCGGGAGTGAAAAAATCGAAGCCGAGAAGTTCCGGGCCATCAACGACGAGCACCGCAAGGCCAATATCCGGTCGATTCTGTACTATTCTGTTTACTACCCCGTCGCCGATATTATTTCAGCCGTGGCGGTGGGCATGGTGGTCTGGTACGGAGCGCGTCAGATTATACAGGCCGACGTGTCGTTCGGGACGGTTACGGCCTTCGTGATGTTTATCAACCTGTTTTTCCGGCCTATTCGGATGCTGGCCGACCGTTTCAACACCCTGCAAATGGGTATTGTCAGCACCGACCGGATTATCAAACTCTTAGATAGCGATGAATTTACGGTCAACAATGGTACGCACAAGCCTGCCACGTTACGCGGTGAAGTTGACTTTGAAAACGTCTGGTTTGCCTACAACAACGAGGACTGGGTGCTGCGCGACATCAGTTTCCGGGTAAACGCTGGCGAGACAGTTGCGTTCGTCGGTGCAACGGGCGCGGGCAAATCGTCTATTATCAACCTGCTGAGTCGGTTTTACGATATTAATAAAGGCGAAATCCGGGTCGATGGTATCCCTGCCGACCAGTACGAACTCGGCCACCTGCGCCGAAACATTGGCGTAGTGTTACAAGACGTTTTCCTATTTTCGGATACCATCGAAAACAATATCACGCTGGGCGACAAACGCATCAGCCGCGAAAAAATGATTGAAGCGGCTAAACTCGTTGGCGTTCACGACTTTATCGAACGCTTGCCGGGTGGCTACGACTACAACGTAATGGAGCGCGGGGCCACGCTGTCGGTGGGGCAGCGGCAATTGATTTCGTTCGTGCGGGCAATGGTGCAGGACCCTAAAATTATTGTACTTGATGAAGCCACGTCGTCGGTCGATACCGAGACGGAAGAAATGATTCAGGATGCTATCGGCAAGCTGATGAAGGGGCGAACAGCCATTGTGATTGCCCACCGACTCAGCACGATTCAGAAAGCCAACAACATTATCGTAGTCGATAAGGGCCGGATTGTGGAACAGGGCAACCACGAAGAACTGCTGCAACACGAAGGCTTTTATGCTAATTTATATCGGATGCAGTATAAGGAAGTGGTATAA
- a CDS encoding NUDIX hydrolase, with translation MIVFLNDRPIRLVGPKAAARLAHPSLANAKNAKRTSFSQPIQPETDYDQIVDARLEALKEDALHGHLLILNATPATVEKLLVLLQKADANRLLSVTLGCLNKDDCETAMKKPFKVIKAAGGVVLKADKLLLMFRRGVWDLPKGKLDDGESSRQGAAREVEEETGVRVAVGERICTTWHTYIQNGNRILKRTKWYRMTVLDDRHMAPQEDEGIEKLAWLDRRDTQLALTNSFSSIRYVINTALNETLTQRFE, from the coding sequence ATGATCGTTTTTCTCAATGACCGCCCGATACGGCTGGTAGGCCCGAAGGCCGCTGCCCGTCTGGCTCACCCTTCGCTGGCGAATGCCAAAAACGCGAAACGCACATCATTTAGTCAGCCTATTCAACCAGAAACAGACTACGACCAGATTGTAGATGCCCGGCTCGAAGCGTTAAAAGAAGACGCCCTACACGGTCATCTGCTCATTTTAAATGCCACACCGGCCACAGTCGAGAAACTACTCGTTTTGTTACAGAAAGCTGATGCCAACCGGCTTTTATCGGTCACGCTCGGTTGTTTAAACAAAGACGACTGCGAAACGGCTATGAAAAAACCGTTTAAGGTGATCAAAGCCGCTGGGGGTGTAGTATTGAAAGCCGATAAACTGCTGCTGATGTTTCGGCGGGGTGTCTGGGATTTACCAAAAGGAAAATTAGACGACGGCGAGTCGTCGCGGCAGGGGGCAGCCCGCGAGGTGGAAGAAGAAACCGGCGTTCGGGTGGCCGTTGGCGAGCGCATTTGCACGACCTGGCACACCTATATACAGAATGGCAATCGCATTCTGAAACGCACGAAATGGTATCGAATGACGGTACTCGACGACCGGCACATGGCTCCTCAGGAAGATGAAGGTATTGAAAAATTAGCCTGGCTCGACCGGCGCGATACTCAATTAGCCCTTACCAATTCGTTTAGTTCCATTCGGTATGTGATTAATACGGCACTGAATGAAACCTTGACGCAGCGATTTGAGTAG
- the metG gene encoding methionine--tRNA ligase: MPLENPQRYTVTAALIYANGPIHIGHLAGCYLPADIYVRYLRSTGKDVAFISGTDEHGVPITIRAKKEGLTPQQVVDKYYGQIKQAFSDFGISFDIYSRTSNPVHHETSQAFFTKLYEQGDFDEEVTEQYYDEVAGQFLADRYIVGTCPVCGNPNAYGDQCERCGTALSPLELIDPHSTLSGSKPVLRQTKNWNLPLDRMQPKVEAYVNSHTEWKTNVFGQCQSWLKEGLRPRAMTRDLDWGIKVPLPDAEGKVLYVWFDAPIGYISMTKEWAAEQGRDWELYWRDEHTKLVHFIGKDNIVFHCIIFPAMLMAEGSFILADNVPANEFMNLEGDKISTSRNWAVWLHEYLDEMPDKQDVLRYVLAANAPETKDSEFTWKDFQTRNNAELVGIFGNFVNRAVVLTQKFCDNRVPVRGDLTNVDRAVLDELAQFPGRIGQAIEQYRFREALSLLMDLARSGNKYLAETEPWKAVKTDPQRANTILNIALQISANLAIVCEPFLPFTARKLCDQLQIRDRLDWQNAGRADLLVEGHELGKGELLFAKIEDAEIDKQIQKLLNAKRMNELATKEVPPLRDEIAYDDFAKMDIRIGTITEAERVPKSDKLLKLKVDDGFGGRQILSGIAKHFAPEDIIGKQVTFLANLAPRKMMGHESQGMILMAEDRDGKLSLIQPGDAVWNGGTVS, from the coding sequence ATGCCTTTAGAAAATCCCCAGCGATATACCGTTACGGCGGCCCTGATCTACGCGAACGGTCCAATCCACATCGGCCACTTAGCCGGATGCTACCTGCCCGCCGACATTTATGTGCGCTACCTGCGCTCGACCGGCAAAGACGTGGCCTTTATCAGCGGCACCGACGAACACGGCGTTCCCATCACCATCCGGGCCAAAAAAGAAGGACTGACGCCCCAACAGGTAGTCGATAAATATTACGGACAGATTAAACAAGCGTTCAGCGACTTTGGCATCTCGTTCGATATCTACTCGCGCACGTCGAACCCGGTGCATCACGAAACCTCGCAGGCGTTTTTCACGAAACTCTATGAGCAGGGCGATTTTGACGAGGAAGTGACCGAGCAGTATTACGACGAAGTAGCCGGGCAGTTTCTGGCCGACCGCTACATTGTGGGCACCTGCCCCGTGTGCGGCAATCCAAACGCTTATGGCGATCAGTGCGAACGCTGCGGCACGGCACTAAGCCCGCTCGAACTCATCGACCCGCACAGTACGCTCTCCGGCTCGAAACCTGTGCTGCGGCAAACCAAAAACTGGAACCTGCCCCTCGACCGGATGCAGCCGAAAGTAGAGGCTTATGTCAACAGCCATACCGAATGGAAAACCAACGTATTTGGGCAGTGTCAGTCGTGGCTGAAAGAGGGGTTACGCCCCCGCGCCATGACCCGCGACCTCGATTGGGGGATTAAAGTGCCGTTGCCCGATGCCGAGGGTAAAGTGCTGTATGTCTGGTTCGACGCGCCCATTGGCTATATTTCGATGACCAAAGAATGGGCCGCTGAACAGGGGCGCGACTGGGAACTGTACTGGCGCGACGAACACACCAAGTTGGTGCATTTCATCGGGAAAGACAACATCGTGTTCCACTGCATTATTTTTCCGGCGATGCTGATGGCCGAAGGCAGTTTTATTCTGGCCGACAACGTTCCCGCCAACGAGTTTATGAACCTCGAAGGCGACAAAATCAGCACCTCGCGCAACTGGGCCGTATGGCTGCACGAGTACCTCGACGAAATGCCCGATAAGCAGGACGTGCTGCGGTACGTGCTGGCCGCCAACGCGCCCGAAACCAAAGACTCGGAGTTTACCTGGAAGGATTTTCAGACCCGCAACAACGCCGAACTGGTTGGTATCTTTGGCAACTTCGTGAATCGGGCGGTGGTGCTGACACAGAAATTCTGCGACAACCGCGTACCCGTCCGGGGCGACCTGACCAATGTTGACCGCGCCGTTCTGGATGAACTGGCTCAGTTTCCGGGTCGCATCGGACAGGCCATCGAGCAGTACCGCTTCCGCGAAGCGTTGAGTTTGCTGATGGATTTGGCACGGTCAGGCAACAAGTACTTAGCCGAAACAGAACCGTGGAAAGCCGTCAAAACCGATCCACAACGGGCCAATACCATTCTGAACATTGCCCTGCAAATTTCGGCCAATCTCGCCATCGTCTGCGAACCGTTTTTGCCCTTCACAGCGCGAAAACTCTGCGATCAGTTGCAGATTCGCGACCGCTTGGATTGGCAGAATGCGGGCCGCGCCGATTTGCTGGTCGAAGGCCACGAGTTAGGTAAGGGTGAGTTGCTATTCGCCAAGATTGAAGACGCTGAAATTGATAAACAGATTCAGAAATTGCTGAATGCCAAACGCATGAATGAGTTAGCCACCAAAGAAGTACCGCCCCTGCGCGACGAAATAGCCTACGATGATTTCGCCAAAATGGACATCCGTATCGGTACCATTACCGAAGCCGAGCGCGTACCGAAAAGCGATAAACTGCTGAAACTGAAAGTAGATGATGGTTTTGGCGGTCGGCAGATTTTGAGCGGCATTGCCAAACACTTCGCGCCCGAAGACATCATCGGCAAACAGGTAACGTTTCTGGCAAACCTCGCCCCGCGCAAGATGATGGGCCACGAATCGCAGGGTATGATTCTGATGGCCGAAGACCGCGACGGTAAACTGTCGCTCATTCAGCCCGGCGACGCCGTCTGGAATGGTGGCACGGTAAGTTAG
- a CDS encoding NAD-dependent epimerase/dehydratase family protein: MTSSLRNPVFITGATGFIGSHIARHYLAQGHAVSVLHRSNSGYGMLADVADQLTWHEGDIVDIPSLETAIGPGTDVIHAAAVVSFAPKDRDRMDRINVEGTANVVNVCLNAGVRKLGYVSSVAALGRPVAKNTRPDEPMLIDENQKWEESPMNSAYAKSKYRAELEVWRGVAEGLNAVMVCPSLVFGVGDWSRSSLQLVKYVHDERPFYPAGLVNYVDVLDVTEALYTLMQSDVTARRFILSAGTIPYRSLLEQMATALNKRPPTLRIPPALTRVLWPLEAVRAWLTGNAPLITRETARSASSFYALDGRSITEVTGNQYRPLSETLRRIAGAFGVAQSGA, encoded by the coding sequence ATGACTTCCTCGCTTCGTAACCCCGTCTTTATCACAGGTGCCACCGGCTTTATCGGCTCCCACATTGCCCGGCACTACCTCGCGCAGGGGCACGCCGTATCGGTGCTGCACCGGAGCAACAGCGGCTATGGAATGCTGGCCGACGTGGCCGACCAACTGACGTGGCACGAAGGCGATATTGTTGATATTCCTTCCCTCGAAACGGCTATCGGTCCCGGAACAGACGTAATACATGCGGCTGCGGTGGTGTCGTTTGCGCCGAAAGACCGCGACCGTATGGATCGAATTAACGTAGAAGGCACGGCCAACGTCGTGAACGTTTGCCTGAACGCGGGGGTGCGTAAACTGGGCTACGTCAGTTCGGTGGCCGCGCTGGGACGTCCGGTAGCGAAAAACACGCGGCCCGACGAGCCGATGCTTATCGATGAAAACCAGAAGTGGGAAGAATCGCCGATGAACTCGGCCTACGCCAAGTCGAAATACCGGGCCGAACTGGAGGTGTGGCGGGGCGTGGCCGAAGGATTAAACGCCGTAATGGTGTGCCCCAGCCTTGTTTTCGGTGTGGGCGACTGGAGCCGGAGCAGCCTGCAATTGGTGAAGTACGTACACGACGAACGCCCGTTTTATCCCGCTGGCTTAGTCAATTATGTTGATGTGCTCGACGTGACAGAGGCTCTGTACACCCTGATGCAGTCGGACGTTACGGCCCGGCGGTTCATTCTGAGTGCAGGCACTATTCCGTACCGCTCGTTGTTAGAACAGATGGCAACCGCGCTGAACAAACGTCCGCCAACGCTACGCATACCACCTGCTCTGACGCGGGTGTTGTGGCCGCTGGAGGCCGTTCGGGCGTGGTTAACGGGTAATGCCCCGCTCATAACCCGCGAAACAGCCCGCTCGGCGAGTTCGTTTTACGCGCTCGATGGGCGCAGCATTACGGAGGTGACTGGTAATCAGTACCGACCGTTGAGTGAGACGTTACGGCGCATTGCGGGGGCGTTTGGCGTAGCACAAAGCGGTGCATAA
- a CDS encoding zinc ribbon domain-containing protein produces MTTVQPETQGLADQPVVCRNCGAEVTQNYCPNCGQPVQLKRIDGHYIAHEIQHVLHFEKGILYTVRELLINPGRNVRHFLTDNRSRLVKPVIFIIVTSLIYTLVLHFFHIEDAYIKFRGGEGERKSITLTFFKWVTEHYGYANIMMGVLIALFLKLFFRKADYNFFEILILLCFTMGMNMLILAVFALIQGIVHANLMGVGAILGFAYCTWAIGQFFGKGTAVNYLKAFAAYLLGFMIFIFMILGVGLSLDNLLNR; encoded by the coding sequence ATGACTACCGTACAGCCCGAAACGCAGGGATTGGCCGACCAGCCTGTGGTTTGTAGAAATTGTGGTGCCGAAGTGACGCAAAATTATTGTCCTAACTGCGGACAGCCCGTTCAACTCAAACGGATTGACGGCCACTACATCGCGCATGAAATCCAGCATGTCCTCCATTTTGAAAAAGGTATACTATACACAGTTCGTGAACTTCTTATCAACCCAGGCAGAAACGTCAGGCACTTTTTAACTGATAACAGAAGTCGGCTGGTAAAGCCCGTTATTTTTATAATCGTTACCTCACTGATTTACACGCTCGTCCTGCACTTTTTTCACATCGAAGACGCCTACATAAAGTTTAGAGGGGGAGAGGGAGAACGAAAGTCTATAACTCTTACATTTTTTAAATGGGTTACGGAACACTACGGCTACGCCAACATCATGATGGGTGTTTTGATTGCTCTTTTTCTAAAACTTTTCTTCCGAAAAGCTGATTACAACTTTTTTGAAATCCTGATACTGCTGTGCTTTACAATGGGCATGAACATGCTGATTCTGGCTGTTTTCGCCCTTATTCAGGGAATAGTTCATGCCAACCTGATGGGGGTTGGGGCTATACTTGGCTTTGCCTACTGCACATGGGCCATTGGTCAGTTTTTTGGTAAAGGAACAGCGGTGAACTATCTAAAAGCATTTGCCGCCTACCTGTTAGGCTTCATGATCTTTATTTTTATGATACTTGGCGTAGGCTTGTCCCTTGACAATCTACTCAATCGCTAA
- the coaD gene encoding pantetheine-phosphate adenylyltransferase, with amino-acid sequence MQRTALFPGSFDPFTKGHEDIVLRGLRLFDEVIIGIGRNTRKERYFPLELMTQLIEDAFRDQTGVRVISYDDLTAKVARNEGARFLLRGLRNTTDFEYENGISQVNRAVYEEVETVFLITSPHLAPISSSIIRDLHRYGQNVDEFLPYPLPSAY; translated from the coding sequence ATGCAACGCACTGCCCTGTTTCCCGGCTCGTTCGACCCATTTACCAAAGGCCACGAAGACATTGTTTTGCGCGGGCTACGTTTATTCGATGAGGTTATCATCGGCATTGGCCGCAACACCCGCAAAGAACGTTACTTCCCGCTCGAACTGATGACGCAACTGATTGAAGACGCCTTCCGCGACCAAACAGGTGTTCGGGTAATCAGCTATGATGACCTGACCGCTAAAGTTGCCCGAAATGAAGGAGCGCGATTCTTACTGCGGGGGCTGCGTAACACAACCGATTTTGAGTACGAAAATGGCATCTCGCAGGTCAATCGGGCTGTTTATGAAGAAGTTGAAACTGTATTTCTGATCACATCGCCCCACCTGGCTCCCATCAGTTCGAGCATTATTCGCGATCTGCACAGGTACGGCCAAAACGTCGATGAGTTTCTGCCGTACCCGTTGCCTTCCGCTTATTGA
- the pepT gene encoding peptidase T, translated as MKNYTVLARFLRYVQIDTQSDPQSNTNPSTEKQKDLSRLLVQELHEMGVSDAEVDEWGYVYATIPANTDKPNVPTICFCSHVDTSPDVTGAGVKPIVHERWDGSDIVLPERRTADDPAQIIRVADHPDLREQLGNDIVTASGITLLGADNKAGLAEIMDAAQFLLTHPEVKHGRIRLLFTPDEEVGRGTEKVDLQKLGADFGYTIDGESLGTLEDETFSADAVKITIQGVSTHPGFAKGKLENALKIAADLLASLPKHTLSPETTEGKEGFVHPTRLEGNQDQAILEFIIRDFTEAGLHEKEAYLQQQIDAVLENYPGSKAEFVVKQQYRNMKEVLDKHPAVVENALEAIRRAGLSANRRSIRGGTDGSRLSFMGLPCPNIFAGEHAFHSRQEWVSVQDMQRAVDVIVNVAQVWEERS; from the coding sequence ATGAAAAATTACACCGTTCTCGCCCGCTTTCTCCGCTACGTGCAGATCGACACACAGTCGGACCCGCAATCGAACACGAATCCCAGCACCGAAAAGCAAAAAGACCTGAGCCGGTTGCTGGTGCAGGAGTTGCACGAAATGGGCGTTTCCGACGCTGAAGTAGATGAATGGGGCTACGTCTATGCCACCATTCCCGCCAACACCGACAAGCCTAACGTGCCAACGATTTGCTTCTGCTCGCACGTCGATACCTCGCCCGACGTGACTGGCGCGGGCGTGAAGCCCATTGTACATGAGCGTTGGGACGGTTCCGATATTGTTCTTCCCGAACGCCGGACCGCCGACGACCCGGCCCAAATCATCCGCGTAGCCGACCACCCCGACCTGCGTGAGCAGCTTGGCAACGACATCGTTACGGCAAGCGGCATCACGCTGCTCGGAGCCGACAATAAAGCGGGTCTCGCCGAAATTATGGATGCAGCCCAGTTTCTGCTGACTCACCCGGAAGTGAAACATGGTCGAATCCGGCTGTTGTTTACGCCCGACGAAGAAGTAGGGCGTGGTACCGAAAAAGTAGATTTGCAGAAGCTGGGAGCCGATTTTGGCTACACCATCGACGGCGAATCATTGGGTACGCTCGAAGATGAAACCTTCTCTGCCGATGCCGTTAAGATTACCATTCAGGGCGTTAGTACGCACCCCGGTTTTGCGAAGGGCAAACTCGAAAACGCGCTGAAAATTGCCGCCGACCTGTTAGCATCGTTACCCAAACACACGCTCTCGCCCGAAACGACCGAAGGAAAAGAAGGGTTTGTTCACCCAACCCGGCTGGAGGGCAATCAGGATCAGGCTATACTGGAATTTATCATTCGTGACTTCACCGAAGCGGGCCTGCACGAGAAAGAAGCGTATCTGCAACAACAAATTGATGCCGTGCTGGAAAATTACCCCGGTTCAAAAGCGGAGTTTGTGGTGAAACAGCAATACCGCAACATGAAAGAGGTGCTCGACAAGCACCCTGCCGTGGTCGAAAACGCGCTCGAAGCCATCCGGCGGGCCGGTCTATCTGCCAATCGTCGGAGCATCCGGGGCGGTACCGACGGTTCGAGATTGTCGTTTATGGGATTGCCGTGCCCGAATATTTTCGCGGGCGAACACGCCTTTCACTCGCGGCAGGAGTGGGTATCGGTGCAGGATATGCAACGGGCCGTAGACGTGATTGTGAACGTGGCGCAGGTTTGGGAGGAACGTAGCTGA
- a CDS encoding hemolysin family protein gives MEILIILLLTILNGVFSMSEIALVSSRRSKLETAAKNGDRRAQVALDLSNSPNRFLSTVQIGITLIGILLGIFSGDKLTSDVQGYIAQIEPLQPYAHSIAVVLVLLMLTYVSLVLGELVPKRIGLSNPEGIAKTMAAPMNVLSRITSPFIALLTFSSDLLIKVLGIKPNDSAVTEEEIKSLIQEGTSGGAIEEIEQEIVQNVFQLGDRKITSLMTNRQEIVYLDLEDDPQENRAKVLEYRHSIYPLCNGSVDEVVGLIYSKDFLGKDLDDELLRLNDIKRDVLFIPENNRAYQVLERFRERKQYVGIIVDEYGGVLGVVTLNDILDVLVGDITDDAYPDYEIREREDGSYLIDAQLPFEDFLSHFEITVSAQTRRDLTGFDTLGGFALHVLKDIPQTGETFIWQSYRFEIVDMDKSRIDKMLVRKLEEE, from the coding sequence GTGGAAATTCTGATAATTTTATTACTGACGATTCTGAACGGGGTGTTCTCCATGTCGGAAATCGCTCTGGTTTCTTCCCGAAGATCGAAATTAGAAACAGCCGCCAAAAACGGAGACCGCCGGGCGCAGGTTGCCCTCGATTTGTCGAATTCGCCCAACCGATTTTTATCGACCGTGCAGATTGGGATTACGCTCATTGGTATTCTGCTTGGTATTTTTTCGGGCGATAAACTCACGTCCGACGTGCAGGGCTACATTGCGCAAATCGAGCCGCTGCAACCCTACGCCCATTCTATTGCCGTTGTGCTGGTGCTGCTGATGTTAACGTATGTCTCGCTCGTGCTGGGCGAGTTAGTGCCGAAGCGCATCGGTCTCTCTAACCCCGAAGGCATTGCCAAAACGATGGCCGCGCCAATGAACGTGCTCTCCCGAATTACGTCGCCGTTTATTGCACTACTTACCTTTTCGAGCGATTTGCTGATTAAGGTGCTGGGTATCAAACCTAACGACAGTGCTGTGACCGAAGAAGAAATCAAAAGTCTGATCCAGGAAGGTACGTCAGGCGGAGCCATTGAGGAGATCGAGCAGGAAATTGTGCAGAACGTCTTTCAGCTTGGCGACCGCAAGATTACGTCGCTGATGACCAACCGGCAGGAAATTGTGTACCTCGACCTGGAAGATGATCCGCAAGAGAATCGGGCTAAAGTGCTGGAATACAGGCATTCAATATATCCGCTCTGCAATGGCAGCGTCGATGAGGTAGTGGGCCTGATTTACAGCAAAGATTTCTTAGGCAAAGACCTCGATGATGAACTATTGCGCCTGAACGACATCAAGCGCGACGTGCTGTTTATTCCCGAAAATAACCGGGCGTATCAGGTGCTCGAACGCTTCCGTGAACGTAAACAATATGTCGGCATTATCGTAGACGAGTATGGTGGCGTTTTGGGTGTGGTGACACTCAACGATATTTTAGATGTACTGGTAGGCGATATTACCGACGATGCTTACCCTGACTATGAAATCCGCGAGCGCGAAGACGGCAGCTATTTAATTGATGCTCAGTTGCCTTTTGAAGACTTTCTTTCGCATTTTGAGATTACCGTTTCTGCCCAGACCCGACGCGATTTAACTGGCTTCGATACGCTCGGTGGATTCGCACTACATGTCTTGAAAGATATTCCCCAAACCGGCGAAACCTTTATCTGGCAGTCGTACCGGTTCGAGATTGTGGACATGGATAAAAGTCGAATTGACAAAATGCTGGTGCGGAAACTGGAAGAGGAGTAA
- a CDS encoding AAA family ATPase produces MENETPGVSTPDTSNFLNWVEIKNFKSIKDLRLDCKRVNIFIGKPNVGKSNILEGLGLLGMQSYDKLSDASVRYKDLKQLFHNNDWRKSIIVGTEKHRFDLEKKAVGDGADYIYSITTRSNGGLLEESVNVTSPLLADRYDLLRDGRVVKSHSNSKVQSSVKKYEFANVDTFVSLFSDTLSSPNGSNLFEVIDQSDELKNEFGKLFQQQGLDFVLSRDDQSIELQRKSGFYVIQYPYFSIADTFRRYMFYVTAIESNKNSVIIFEEPEVHSFPPYVKAMAQRIAYSEQNQFFIATHSPYLLQTLIDELDESELAVYITYYKDYQTQVRQLTAEELEEARDLSIDLFYNLSRYEPNA; encoded by the coding sequence ATGGAAAACGAAACGCCGGGCGTATCCACGCCGGACACGAGCAATTTTCTGAACTGGGTCGAAATCAAGAATTTCAAATCCATCAAAGACCTGCGGCTCGACTGCAAGCGGGTCAATATTTTCATCGGCAAACCCAACGTCGGCAAGTCGAATATTTTGGAAGGGCTGGGGTTGCTGGGAATGCAGAGCTACGATAAGTTGTCAGATGCGTCTGTTAGGTACAAAGATTTAAAACAGCTATTCCATAATAATGATTGGCGGAAATCTATTATAGTAGGCACCGAAAAGCATAGGTTTGATTTGGAGAAAAAAGCTGTGGGCGATGGGGCAGACTATATTTATTCTATCACCACAAGATCAAATGGTGGTTTATTAGAAGAATCTGTCAACGTGACAAGCCCTCTGCTTGCCGATAGATACGATCTTTTAAGAGATGGGCGAGTTGTCAAATCTCACTCAAATTCTAAAGTGCAATCAAGCGTCAAAAAGTATGAATTCGCTAATGTTGATACGTTCGTGAGCTTATTTAGTGATACGCTTTCATCACCTAATGGGTCAAACTTATTCGAGGTAATTGACCAGAGTGATGAGTTGAAAAATGAGTTTGGAAAATTGTTTCAGCAACAAGGACTGGATTTTGTACTCTCTCGTGACGACCAATCAATAGAATTACAAAGAAAAAGCGGCTTTTACGTCATTCAATACCCCTACTTCTCCATTGCTGATACCTTCCGGCGGTACATGTTTTACGTCACGGCCATTGAATCCAACAAAAACTCGGTCATCATTTTTGAAGAACCGGAAGTGCATTCGTTTCCGCCTTATGTGAAGGCTATGGCGCAGCGGATTGCTTACAGCGAACAGAATCAATTTTTCATCGCTACCCATAGCCCCTACTTACTGCAAACCTTAATCGATGAGTTAGACGAGTCTGAACTTGCAGTTTATATCACCTATTACAAAGATTATCAAACGCAGGTGCGGCAGCTAACAGCCGAGGAGTTGGAGGAGGCCCGTGATTTGAGCATCGACTTGTTTTACAACCTTAGCCGCTACGAGCCGAATGCCTGA